In the genome of Monodelphis domestica isolate mMonDom1 chromosome 2, mMonDom1.pri, whole genome shotgun sequence, one region contains:
- the CAMTA2 gene encoding calmodulin-binding transcription activator 2 isoform X11, which yields MNNKDTTEVAENSHHLKIFLPKKLLECLPRCPLLPPERLRWNTNEEIASYLITFEKHDEWLSCSPKTRPQNGSIILYNRKKVKYRKDGYCWKKRKDGKTTREDHMKLKVQGMECLYGCYVHSSIVPTFHRRCYWLLQNPDIVLVHYLNVPALEDCGKGCGPILCSISSDRREWLKWSREELVGQLKPMFHGIKWSCGNGAGEFSVEQLVQQILDTHQAKPLPRTHACLCSGGLGSTGSLPHKCSNTKHRIISPKIEPRTLAIPPAPPPRPPEPLPRVAPLRTEPPEPPKVDTSPSSSSSSSSGFAEPPEISSRHPVAPGGLPRAAPALLLLTGLEQLTGGLTPSRHLAPQPEFGPSLGLALVLGPQPPAPPCPPSPAFDPDRFFNNPSQGQTYGGGLGVSPNFPEAEAARTPCPALEPAAALEPVASDQGTTSKPGERREGNRFFIQDDASGEGTGPATVSSSPSMEPAARPGRGEGLFGAPGGTSELETFSLSSFPDLMGDLISEEAPGAPGPPALSVITDFSPEWSYPEGGVKVLITGPWTEVSERYSCVFDHILVPASLVQSGVLRCYCPAHEAGLVSLQVAGEEGPLSASVLFEYRARRFLALPSTQLDWLSLDDNQFRMSILERLEQMENRMAEIAAAGQVPPPGSDQSPVQGGVPGPGFEARVVVLVERMIPRYGWRGPDHLVHGGPFRGMSLLHLAAAQGYARLIETLSQWRTMEAESLDLEQEVDPLNVDHFSCTPLMWACALGHLEAAVLLFRWNHQALHIPDSLGRLPLTVAHSRGHVQLARCLEELQRQEASVKPLPTPSPSSASPDTGLSSVSSPSELSDGTFSVTSAYSNAPDSSPPSAPLPISEGAVEVTQSSQSSHGLPELPSVFMDYKDSSPKGLPLPPSPHSTVETPIQGYGASSKGIDCHQAVDVLQVDMISLAKQIVEATPERIKQEDFGSVPMAGGSLQEQVGAMGLNETMSWLASYLENVDHLPNLPQHRKLPLEQGHLAVPPAPSWAEFLGASANGKMESDFALLTLSDHEQRELYEAGRVIQTPFRKYKGRRLKEQQEMAAAVIQRCYRKYKQLTWIALKFALYKKMTQAAILIQSKFRSYYEQKRFQQSRRAAVLIQQHYRSYRCRPGPCHRPSGPSGPLPPRSKGSFLTKKQDQAARKIMRFLRRCQHRMKELKQNQELESLPQPELAT from the exons ATGAATAACAAGGACACCACTGAGGTTGCTG AGAACAGCCATCACCTGAAGATCTTTCTCCCTAAGAAGTTACTGGAGTGTCTTCCCCGATGCCCACTGTTGCCTCCTGAACGCCTAAGATGGAACACAAATGAG GAGATTGCCTCATACTTGATCACCTTTGAGAAGCATGATGAATGGCTGTCCTGCTCCCCCAAGACCAG GCCTCAGAATGGCTCTATTATCCTCTATAATCGCAAGAAGGTAAAGTACCGGAAGGATGGCTACTGCTGGAAGAAGCGGAAGGATGGAAAGACCACTCGAGAGGACCACATGAAACTGAAGGTGCAGGGCATGGAG TGTCTCTATGGCTGCTATGTTCACTCCTCCATTGTTCCCACATTCCATCGTCGATGTTACTGGCTGCTACAG AACCCCGACATCGTCCTTGTACACTACCTGAACGTCCCTGCCCTGGAAGATTGTGGGAAGGGCTGTGGTCCCATCCTTTGTTCCATCAGCAGCGATCGAAGGGAATGGCTCAAGTGGTCCAGGGAGGAGCTGGTGGGGCAACTGAAGCCCATGT TTCATGGCATCAAGTGGAGCTGTGGGAATGGGGCAGGTGAGTTCTCAGTGGAACAGCTGGTGCAGCAGATTCTGGATACCCACCAGGCAAAGCCCCTGCCCCGTACCCATGCCTGCCTCTGCAGCGGAGGGCTCG GTTCCACAGGGAGCCTGCCCCACAAATGCAGCAATACCAAGCACCGAATCATCTCCCCCAAAATTGAGCCTCGGACCTTGGCTATACCCCCAgccccacctccaagaccccctGAACCCCTTCCACGGGTTGCCCCACTCCGTACTGAACCCCCTGAGCCTCCCAAGGTGGATACCtcaccctcttcctcttcctcctcctcttctggcTTTGCTGAACCCCCTGAGATCAGCTCTAGACATCCAGTAGCTCCAGGAGGGCTGCCCCGGGCAGCTCCTGCTCTTCTCCTCCTGACAGGTTTGGAGCAGCTCACTGGAGGTTTAACCCCCAGTAGGCACTTGGCTCCTCAGCCTGAGTTTGGGCCTTCCCTGGGCCTGGCCCTGGTCCTAGGGCCTCAGCCTCCTGCCCCACCCTGTCCTCCTAGTCCTGCTTTTGATCCTGATCGATTTTTCAACAATCCCAGTCAAGGCCAGACTTATGGGGGTGGGCTCGGGGTAAGTCCCAATTTCCCTGAGGCAGAGGCAGCCAGAACACCTTGCCCAGCCCTGGAGCCTGCTGCTGCTTTGGAGCCTGTGGCATCAGATCAAGGGACTACTTCTAAgcctggagaaagaagagaagggaaccgTTTCTTTATCCAAGATGATGCCAGTGGAGAGGGAACAGGGCCTGCCACAGTCTCCTCGTCACCATCCATGGAGCCAGCAGCTCGGCCTGGACGAGGTGAAGGGCTATTTGGAGCACCAGGGGGGACCAGTGAACTAGAGACTTTCAGCTTGTCTTCCTTCCCAGACCTCATGGGAGACCTGATCAGTGAGGAGGCTCCAGGGGCTCCAGGCCCTCCAGCCCTTAGTGTCATCACTGACTTCTCTCCTGAGTGGTCTTATCCAGAG GGTGGAGTCAAAGTGCTGATCACAGGTCCTTGGACAGAGGTCTCAGAGCGTTATTCCTGTGTCTTCGACCACATCCTTGTGCCAGCCTCACTTGTCCAGTCTGGTGTCCTTCGATGCTACTGTCCTG CTCATGAGGCAGGATTGGTGTCTCTTCAGGTGGCAGGAGAAGAGGGCCCACTCTCTGCCTCTGTGCTCTTTGAGTACCGTGCCCGACGATTTCTAGCTCTTCCCAGCACCCAACTTGACTGGCTATCCTTAGATG ACAACCAGTTCCGAATGTCCATATTGGAACGACTAGAGCAGATGGAGAATCGGATGGCAGAAATTGCAGCAGCTGGACAGGTTCCTCCCCCAGGCTCTGACCAATCCCCAGTGCAG GGAGGTGTCCCAGGGCCTGGGTTTGAGGCCCGTGTGGTGGTCCTAGTAGAACGTATGATCCCTCGTTATGGCTGGCGGGGCCCTGATCACCTGGTTCACGGGGGACCCTTCCGGGGTATGAGTCTCCTTCACCTGGCAGCAGCCCAGGGCTATGCCCGTCTCATTGAGACCCTGAGCCAGTGGAG GACTATGGAGGCAGAAAGCCTGGACCTGGAGCAAGAGGTAGATCCACTCAATGTGGATCATTTCTCCTGTACTCCATTG ATGTGGGCCTGTGCTCTAGGACACTTAGAAGCTGCTGTACTCCTTTTTCGATGGAACCACCAGGCACTGCACATCCCTGATTCTCTTGGTCGACTACCCCTGACTGTGGCACATTCCAGGGGGCATGTGCAACTTGCCCGATGCCTAGAAGAGCTGCAGAGACAGGAGGCTTCAGTTAAGCCCTTGCCTACTCCTTCACCATCCTCCGCCAGCCCTGACACTG GTCTGAGCAGTGTCTCCTCACCTTCAGAGCTGTCAGATGGCACGTTTTCTGTCACTTCGGCCTACTCTAATGCCCCAGACAGTAGTCCCCCCTCTGCTCCTCTGCCTATTTCTGAGGGAGCTGTTGAAGTGACCCAGTCTAGCCAATCTTCTCACGGTCTCCCTGAGCTTCCCAGTGTATTCATGGACTATAAGGACAGTAGCCCCAAGGGGCTTCCCTTACCCCCTTCTCCTCACTCCACAGTAGAGACTCCAATCCAAGGTTATGGGGCCAGTTCAAAGGGAATCGATTGCCATCAAGCTGTGGATGTATTACAG GTGGACATGATCTCTCTGGCCAAACAGATTGTTGAAGCAACACCAGAACGGATTAAACAGGAAGACTTTGGAAGTGTTCCTATGGCTGGAGGATCTCTTCAAGAGCAAGTTGGAGCCATGGGGCTCAATGAGACTATGTCCTGGCTGGCTAGTTACCTGGAGAATGTGGATCACCTCCCTAACCTCCCTCAGCACAG AAAGCTGCCCCTTGAGCAGGGTCACCTGGCTGTTCCCCCTGCCCCATCTTGGGCAGAGTTTCTTGGAGCCTCAGCCAATGGGAAGATGGAAAGTGACTTTGCACTACTGACACTATCTGATCATGAGCAACGGGAGCTATATGAAGCAGGCCGTGTCATCCAGACTCCCTTCCGCAAGTACAAG GGTCGCCGACTGAAGGAGCAGCAGGAGATGGCAGCAGCTGTGATCCAGCGCTGTTACCGAAAGTACAAGCAG CTAACATGGATTGCACTTAAG TTTGCACTCTATAAGAAGATGACCCAAGCAGCCATCCTGATCCAGAGCAAGTTCCGAAGCTATTATGAACAGAAGCGATTTCAGCAGAGTCGCCGGGCAGCTGTATTGATCCAACAGCACTACCGTTCTTACAGATGCCGGCCTGGGCCCTGCCACCGGCCTTCTGGGCCTTCAGGACCTCTGCCTCCCCGAAGCAA aGGCTCCTTCCTAACCAAGAAGCAGGACCAGGCAGCTCGGAAAATCATGCGTTTCCTGAGGCGTTGTCAGCACAG gatgaaggaactgaagcagaaccaggagctaGAGAGCCTTCCCCAACCTGAATTGGCTACTTGA
- the CAMTA2 gene encoding calmodulin-binding transcription activator 2 isoform X13 → MLRTYIPSPRAIRQRVTLTIRATFTMNNKDTTEVAENSHHLKIFLPKKLLECLPRCPLLPPERLRWNTNEEIASYLITFEKHDEWLSCSPKTRPQNGSIILYNRKKVKYRKDGYCWKKRKDGKTTREDHMKLKVQGMEGLKRKGTGPQPSFSNYLLAVSLWLLCSLLHCSHIPSSMLLAATVHGIKWSCGNGAGEFSVEQLVQQILDTHQAKPLPRTHACLCSGGLGSTGSLPHKCSNTKHRIISPKIEPRTLAIPPAPPPRPPEPLPRVAPLRTEPPEPPKVDTSPSSSSSSSSGFAEPPEISSRHPVAPGGLPRAAPALLLLTGLEQLTGGLTPSRHLAPQPEFGPSLGLALVLGPQPPAPPCPPSPAFDPDRFFNNPSQGQTYGGGLGVSPNFPEAEAARTPCPALEPAAALEPVASDQGTTSKPGERREGNRFFIQDDASGEGTGPATVSSSPSMEPAARPGRGEGLFGAPGGTSELETFSLSSFPDLMGDLISEEAPGAPGPPALSVITDFSPEWSYPEGGVKVLITGPWTEVSERYSCVFDHILVPASLVQSGVLRCYCPAHEAGLVSLQVAGEEGPLSASVLFEYRARRFLALPSTQLDWLSLDDNQFRMSILERLEQMENRMAEIAAAGQVPPPGSDQSPVQGGVPGPGFEARVVVLVERMIPRYGWRGPDHLVHGGPFRGMSLLHLAAAQGYARLIETLSQWRTMEAESLDLEQEVDPLNVDHFSCTPLMWACALGHLEAAVLLFRWNHQALHIPDSLGRLPLTVAHSRGHVQLARCLEELQRQEASVKPLPTPSPSSASPDTGLSSVSSPSELSDGTFSVTSAYSNAPDSSPPSAPLPISEGAVEVTQSSQSSHGLPELPSVFMDYKDSSPKGLPLPPSPHSTVETPIQGYGASSKGIDCHQAVDVLQVDMISLAKQIVEATPERIKQEDFGSVPMAGGSLQEQVGAMGLNETMSWLASYLENVDHLPNLPQHSRKLPLEQGHLAVPPAPSWAEFLGASANGKMESDFALLTLSDHEQRELYEAGRVIQTPFRKYKGRRLKEQQEMAAAVIQRCYRKYKQLTWIALKFALYKKMTQAAILIQSKFRSYYEQKRFQQSRRAAVLIQQHYRSYRCRPGPCHRPSGPSGPLPPRSKGSFLTKKQDQAARKIMRFLRRCQHRMKELKQNQELESLPQPELAT, encoded by the exons ATGCTGAG GACATATATCCCCTCCCCCCGGGCCATCAGGCAGAGGGTGACCTTGACAATTAGAGCTACCTTCACCATGAATAACAAGGACACCACTGAGGTTGCTG AGAACAGCCATCACCTGAAGATCTTTCTCCCTAAGAAGTTACTGGAGTGTCTTCCCCGATGCCCACTGTTGCCTCCTGAACGCCTAAGATGGAACACAAATGAG GAGATTGCCTCATACTTGATCACCTTTGAGAAGCATGATGAATGGCTGTCCTGCTCCCCCAAGACCAG GCCTCAGAATGGCTCTATTATCCTCTATAATCGCAAGAAGGTAAAGTACCGGAAGGATGGCTACTGCTGGAAGAAGCGGAAGGATGGAAAGACCACTCGAGAGGACCACATGAAACTGAAGGTGCAGGGCATGGAG GGActaaagagaaaaggaactggACCACAGCCCTCGTTCTCCAACTATCTCTTGGCAGTGTCTCTATGGCTGCTATGTTCACTCCTCCATTGTTCCCACATTCCATCGTCGATGTTACTGGCTGCTACAG TTCATGGCATCAAGTGGAGCTGTGGGAATGGGGCAGGTGAGTTCTCAGTGGAACAGCTGGTGCAGCAGATTCTGGATACCCACCAGGCAAAGCCCCTGCCCCGTACCCATGCCTGCCTCTGCAGCGGAGGGCTCG GTTCCACAGGGAGCCTGCCCCACAAATGCAGCAATACCAAGCACCGAATCATCTCCCCCAAAATTGAGCCTCGGACCTTGGCTATACCCCCAgccccacctccaagaccccctGAACCCCTTCCACGGGTTGCCCCACTCCGTACTGAACCCCCTGAGCCTCCCAAGGTGGATACCtcaccctcttcctcttcctcctcctcttctggcTTTGCTGAACCCCCTGAGATCAGCTCTAGACATCCAGTAGCTCCAGGAGGGCTGCCCCGGGCAGCTCCTGCTCTTCTCCTCCTGACAGGTTTGGAGCAGCTCACTGGAGGTTTAACCCCCAGTAGGCACTTGGCTCCTCAGCCTGAGTTTGGGCCTTCCCTGGGCCTGGCCCTGGTCCTAGGGCCTCAGCCTCCTGCCCCACCCTGTCCTCCTAGTCCTGCTTTTGATCCTGATCGATTTTTCAACAATCCCAGTCAAGGCCAGACTTATGGGGGTGGGCTCGGGGTAAGTCCCAATTTCCCTGAGGCAGAGGCAGCCAGAACACCTTGCCCAGCCCTGGAGCCTGCTGCTGCTTTGGAGCCTGTGGCATCAGATCAAGGGACTACTTCTAAgcctggagaaagaagagaagggaaccgTTTCTTTATCCAAGATGATGCCAGTGGAGAGGGAACAGGGCCTGCCACAGTCTCCTCGTCACCATCCATGGAGCCAGCAGCTCGGCCTGGACGAGGTGAAGGGCTATTTGGAGCACCAGGGGGGACCAGTGAACTAGAGACTTTCAGCTTGTCTTCCTTCCCAGACCTCATGGGAGACCTGATCAGTGAGGAGGCTCCAGGGGCTCCAGGCCCTCCAGCCCTTAGTGTCATCACTGACTTCTCTCCTGAGTGGTCTTATCCAGAG GGTGGAGTCAAAGTGCTGATCACAGGTCCTTGGACAGAGGTCTCAGAGCGTTATTCCTGTGTCTTCGACCACATCCTTGTGCCAGCCTCACTTGTCCAGTCTGGTGTCCTTCGATGCTACTGTCCTG CTCATGAGGCAGGATTGGTGTCTCTTCAGGTGGCAGGAGAAGAGGGCCCACTCTCTGCCTCTGTGCTCTTTGAGTACCGTGCCCGACGATTTCTAGCTCTTCCCAGCACCCAACTTGACTGGCTATCCTTAGATG ACAACCAGTTCCGAATGTCCATATTGGAACGACTAGAGCAGATGGAGAATCGGATGGCAGAAATTGCAGCAGCTGGACAGGTTCCTCCCCCAGGCTCTGACCAATCCCCAGTGCAG GGAGGTGTCCCAGGGCCTGGGTTTGAGGCCCGTGTGGTGGTCCTAGTAGAACGTATGATCCCTCGTTATGGCTGGCGGGGCCCTGATCACCTGGTTCACGGGGGACCCTTCCGGGGTATGAGTCTCCTTCACCTGGCAGCAGCCCAGGGCTATGCCCGTCTCATTGAGACCCTGAGCCAGTGGAG GACTATGGAGGCAGAAAGCCTGGACCTGGAGCAAGAGGTAGATCCACTCAATGTGGATCATTTCTCCTGTACTCCATTG ATGTGGGCCTGTGCTCTAGGACACTTAGAAGCTGCTGTACTCCTTTTTCGATGGAACCACCAGGCACTGCACATCCCTGATTCTCTTGGTCGACTACCCCTGACTGTGGCACATTCCAGGGGGCATGTGCAACTTGCCCGATGCCTAGAAGAGCTGCAGAGACAGGAGGCTTCAGTTAAGCCCTTGCCTACTCCTTCACCATCCTCCGCCAGCCCTGACACTG GTCTGAGCAGTGTCTCCTCACCTTCAGAGCTGTCAGATGGCACGTTTTCTGTCACTTCGGCCTACTCTAATGCCCCAGACAGTAGTCCCCCCTCTGCTCCTCTGCCTATTTCTGAGGGAGCTGTTGAAGTGACCCAGTCTAGCCAATCTTCTCACGGTCTCCCTGAGCTTCCCAGTGTATTCATGGACTATAAGGACAGTAGCCCCAAGGGGCTTCCCTTACCCCCTTCTCCTCACTCCACAGTAGAGACTCCAATCCAAGGTTATGGGGCCAGTTCAAAGGGAATCGATTGCCATCAAGCTGTGGATGTATTACAG GTGGACATGATCTCTCTGGCCAAACAGATTGTTGAAGCAACACCAGAACGGATTAAACAGGAAGACTTTGGAAGTGTTCCTATGGCTGGAGGATCTCTTCAAGAGCAAGTTGGAGCCATGGGGCTCAATGAGACTATGTCCTGGCTGGCTAGTTACCTGGAGAATGTGGATCACCTCCCTAACCTCCCTCAGCACAG CAGAAAGCTGCCCCTTGAGCAGGGTCACCTGGCTGTTCCCCCTGCCCCATCTTGGGCAGAGTTTCTTGGAGCCTCAGCCAATGGGAAGATGGAAAGTGACTTTGCACTACTGACACTATCTGATCATGAGCAACGGGAGCTATATGAAGCAGGCCGTGTCATCCAGACTCCCTTCCGCAAGTACAAG GGTCGCCGACTGAAGGAGCAGCAGGAGATGGCAGCAGCTGTGATCCAGCGCTGTTACCGAAAGTACAAGCAG CTAACATGGATTGCACTTAAG TTTGCACTCTATAAGAAGATGACCCAAGCAGCCATCCTGATCCAGAGCAAGTTCCGAAGCTATTATGAACAGAAGCGATTTCAGCAGAGTCGCCGGGCAGCTGTATTGATCCAACAGCACTACCGTTCTTACAGATGCCGGCCTGGGCCCTGCCACCGGCCTTCTGGGCCTTCAGGACCTCTGCCTCCCCGAAGCAA aGGCTCCTTCCTAACCAAGAAGCAGGACCAGGCAGCTCGGAAAATCATGCGTTTCCTGAGGCGTTGTCAGCACAG gatgaaggaactgaagcagaaccaggagctaGAGAGCCTTCCCCAACCTGAATTGGCTACTTGA
- the CAMTA2 gene encoding calmodulin-binding transcription activator 2 isoform X23: MNNKDTTEVAENSHHLKIFLPKKLLECLPRCPLLPPERLRWNTNEEIASYLITFEKHDEWLSCSPKTRPQNGSIILYNRKKVKYRKDGYCWKKRKDGKTTREDHMKLKVQGMEGLKRKGTGPQPSFSNYLLAVSLWLLCSLLHCSHIPSSMLLAATGSTGSLPHKCSNTKHRIISPKIEPRTLAIPPAPPPRPPEPLPRVAPLRTEPPEPPKVDTSPSSSSSSSSGFAEPPEISSRHPVAPGGLPRAAPALLLLTGLEQLTGGLTPSRHLAPQPEFGPSLGLALVLGPQPPAPPCPPSPAFDPDRFFNNPSQGQTYGGGLGVSPNFPEAEAARTPCPALEPAAALEPVASDQGTTSKPGERREGNRFFIQDDASGEGTGPATVSSSPSMEPAARPGRGEGLFGAPGGTSELETFSLSSFPDLMGDLISEEAPGAPGPPALSVITDFSPEWSYPEGGVKVLITGPWTEVSERYSCVFDHILVPASLVQSGVLRCYCPAHEAGLVSLQVAGEEGPLSASVLFEYRARRFLALPSTQLDWLSLDDNQFRMSILERLEQMENRMAEIAAAGQVPPPGSDQSPVQGGVPGPGFEARVVVLVERMIPRYGWRGPDHLVHGGPFRGMSLLHLAAAQGYARLIETLSQWRTMEAESLDLEQEVDPLNVDHFSCTPLMWACALGHLEAAVLLFRWNHQALHIPDSLGRLPLTVAHSRGHVQLARCLEELQRQEASVKPLPTPSPSSASPDTGLSSVSSPSELSDGTFSVTSAYSNAPDSSPPSAPLPISEGAVEVTQSSQSSHGLPELPSVFMDYKDSSPKGLPLPPSPHSTVETPIQGYGASSKGIDCHQAVDVLQVDMISLAKQIVEATPERIKQEDFGSVPMAGGSLQEQVGAMGLNETMSWLASYLENVDHLPNLPQHRKLPLEQGHLAVPPAPSWAEFLGASANGKMESDFALLTLSDHEQRELYEAGRVIQTPFRKYKGRRLKEQQEMAAAVIQRCYRKYKQFALYKKMTQAAILIQSKFRSYYEQKRFQQSRRAAVLIQQHYRSYRCRPGPCHRPSGPSGPLPPRSKGSFLTKKQDQAARKIMRFLRRCQHRMKELKQNQELESLPQPELAT, encoded by the exons ATGAATAACAAGGACACCACTGAGGTTGCTG AGAACAGCCATCACCTGAAGATCTTTCTCCCTAAGAAGTTACTGGAGTGTCTTCCCCGATGCCCACTGTTGCCTCCTGAACGCCTAAGATGGAACACAAATGAG GAGATTGCCTCATACTTGATCACCTTTGAGAAGCATGATGAATGGCTGTCCTGCTCCCCCAAGACCAG GCCTCAGAATGGCTCTATTATCCTCTATAATCGCAAGAAGGTAAAGTACCGGAAGGATGGCTACTGCTGGAAGAAGCGGAAGGATGGAAAGACCACTCGAGAGGACCACATGAAACTGAAGGTGCAGGGCATGGAG GGActaaagagaaaaggaactggACCACAGCCCTCGTTCTCCAACTATCTCTTGGCAGTGTCTCTATGGCTGCTATGTTCACTCCTCCATTGTTCCCACATTCCATCGTCGATGTTACTGGCTGCTACAG GTTCCACAGGGAGCCTGCCCCACAAATGCAGCAATACCAAGCACCGAATCATCTCCCCCAAAATTGAGCCTCGGACCTTGGCTATACCCCCAgccccacctccaagaccccctGAACCCCTTCCACGGGTTGCCCCACTCCGTACTGAACCCCCTGAGCCTCCCAAGGTGGATACCtcaccctcttcctcttcctcctcctcttctggcTTTGCTGAACCCCCTGAGATCAGCTCTAGACATCCAGTAGCTCCAGGAGGGCTGCCCCGGGCAGCTCCTGCTCTTCTCCTCCTGACAGGTTTGGAGCAGCTCACTGGAGGTTTAACCCCCAGTAGGCACTTGGCTCCTCAGCCTGAGTTTGGGCCTTCCCTGGGCCTGGCCCTGGTCCTAGGGCCTCAGCCTCCTGCCCCACCCTGTCCTCCTAGTCCTGCTTTTGATCCTGATCGATTTTTCAACAATCCCAGTCAAGGCCAGACTTATGGGGGTGGGCTCGGGGTAAGTCCCAATTTCCCTGAGGCAGAGGCAGCCAGAACACCTTGCCCAGCCCTGGAGCCTGCTGCTGCTTTGGAGCCTGTGGCATCAGATCAAGGGACTACTTCTAAgcctggagaaagaagagaagggaaccgTTTCTTTATCCAAGATGATGCCAGTGGAGAGGGAACAGGGCCTGCCACAGTCTCCTCGTCACCATCCATGGAGCCAGCAGCTCGGCCTGGACGAGGTGAAGGGCTATTTGGAGCACCAGGGGGGACCAGTGAACTAGAGACTTTCAGCTTGTCTTCCTTCCCAGACCTCATGGGAGACCTGATCAGTGAGGAGGCTCCAGGGGCTCCAGGCCCTCCAGCCCTTAGTGTCATCACTGACTTCTCTCCTGAGTGGTCTTATCCAGAG GGTGGAGTCAAAGTGCTGATCACAGGTCCTTGGACAGAGGTCTCAGAGCGTTATTCCTGTGTCTTCGACCACATCCTTGTGCCAGCCTCACTTGTCCAGTCTGGTGTCCTTCGATGCTACTGTCCTG CTCATGAGGCAGGATTGGTGTCTCTTCAGGTGGCAGGAGAAGAGGGCCCACTCTCTGCCTCTGTGCTCTTTGAGTACCGTGCCCGACGATTTCTAGCTCTTCCCAGCACCCAACTTGACTGGCTATCCTTAGATG ACAACCAGTTCCGAATGTCCATATTGGAACGACTAGAGCAGATGGAGAATCGGATGGCAGAAATTGCAGCAGCTGGACAGGTTCCTCCCCCAGGCTCTGACCAATCCCCAGTGCAG GGAGGTGTCCCAGGGCCTGGGTTTGAGGCCCGTGTGGTGGTCCTAGTAGAACGTATGATCCCTCGTTATGGCTGGCGGGGCCCTGATCACCTGGTTCACGGGGGACCCTTCCGGGGTATGAGTCTCCTTCACCTGGCAGCAGCCCAGGGCTATGCCCGTCTCATTGAGACCCTGAGCCAGTGGAG GACTATGGAGGCAGAAAGCCTGGACCTGGAGCAAGAGGTAGATCCACTCAATGTGGATCATTTCTCCTGTACTCCATTG ATGTGGGCCTGTGCTCTAGGACACTTAGAAGCTGCTGTACTCCTTTTTCGATGGAACCACCAGGCACTGCACATCCCTGATTCTCTTGGTCGACTACCCCTGACTGTGGCACATTCCAGGGGGCATGTGCAACTTGCCCGATGCCTAGAAGAGCTGCAGAGACAGGAGGCTTCAGTTAAGCCCTTGCCTACTCCTTCACCATCCTCCGCCAGCCCTGACACTG GTCTGAGCAGTGTCTCCTCACCTTCAGAGCTGTCAGATGGCACGTTTTCTGTCACTTCGGCCTACTCTAATGCCCCAGACAGTAGTCCCCCCTCTGCTCCTCTGCCTATTTCTGAGGGAGCTGTTGAAGTGACCCAGTCTAGCCAATCTTCTCACGGTCTCCCTGAGCTTCCCAGTGTATTCATGGACTATAAGGACAGTAGCCCCAAGGGGCTTCCCTTACCCCCTTCTCCTCACTCCACAGTAGAGACTCCAATCCAAGGTTATGGGGCCAGTTCAAAGGGAATCGATTGCCATCAAGCTGTGGATGTATTACAG GTGGACATGATCTCTCTGGCCAAACAGATTGTTGAAGCAACACCAGAACGGATTAAACAGGAAGACTTTGGAAGTGTTCCTATGGCTGGAGGATCTCTTCAAGAGCAAGTTGGAGCCATGGGGCTCAATGAGACTATGTCCTGGCTGGCTAGTTACCTGGAGAATGTGGATCACCTCCCTAACCTCCCTCAGCACAG AAAGCTGCCCCTTGAGCAGGGTCACCTGGCTGTTCCCCCTGCCCCATCTTGGGCAGAGTTTCTTGGAGCCTCAGCCAATGGGAAGATGGAAAGTGACTTTGCACTACTGACACTATCTGATCATGAGCAACGGGAGCTATATGAAGCAGGCCGTGTCATCCAGACTCCCTTCCGCAAGTACAAG GGTCGCCGACTGAAGGAGCAGCAGGAGATGGCAGCAGCTGTGATCCAGCGCTGTTACCGAAAGTACAAGCAG TTTGCACTCTATAAGAAGATGACCCAAGCAGCCATCCTGATCCAGAGCAAGTTCCGAAGCTATTATGAACAGAAGCGATTTCAGCAGAGTCGCCGGGCAGCTGTATTGATCCAACAGCACTACCGTTCTTACAGATGCCGGCCTGGGCCCTGCCACCGGCCTTCTGGGCCTTCAGGACCTCTGCCTCCCCGAAGCAA aGGCTCCTTCCTAACCAAGAAGCAGGACCAGGCAGCTCGGAAAATCATGCGTTTCCTGAGGCGTTGTCAGCACAG gatgaaggaactgaagcagaaccaggagctaGAGAGCCTTCCCCAACCTGAATTGGCTACTTGA